In a genomic window of Pangasianodon hypophthalmus isolate fPanHyp1 chromosome 19, fPanHyp1.pri, whole genome shotgun sequence:
- the slc35f6 gene encoding solute carrier family 35 member F6, whose protein sequence is MTWTKYQLFLAGLMLTTGSINTLSAKWADMFSAPGCSGAPDHSFSHPFLQAVCMFLGELSCLVVFYLLICHDRRKPAPTIDPGQSFNPLLFLPPAICDMAGTSIMYVALNMTSASSFQMLRGAVIIFTGLLSVAFLGRRLLPSQWIGILITILGLVVVGLADFMSGNRDDEHKLSDVITGDLLIIMAQIIVSVQMVLEEKFIYKHNVHPLKAVGTEGFFGFVILTILLIPMFYIPAASFGSNPRQVLEDALDAFCQIGHKPLIILALLGNTVSIAFFNFAGISVTKEISATTRMVLDSLRTLVIWVVSLALGWESFHGLQILGFLILLLGTALYNGLHKPVMARLPCCSGERETETGDADERERLVSAGRAAQES, encoded by the exons ATGACCTGGACGAAGTACCAACTCTTTCTGGCTGGTTTAATGCTCACTACGGGCTCCATCAACACTCTGTCCGCGAA ATGGGCTGACATGTTTTCTGCTCCTGGTTGCTCTGGTGCCCCTGATCACAGCTTCTCCCATCCCTTCTTGCAG GCcgtgtgcatgtttttgggtgaGCTGAGCTGTCTCGTTGTTTTCTACCTCCTCATCTGTCACGACCGGCGCAAACCGGCGCCCACAATAGATCCAGGTCAGAGCTTCAaccccctcctcttcctcccgcCCGCTATCTGTGACATGGCAGGAACCTCCATCATGTATGTGG CACTAAACATGACCAGTGCCTCCAGTTTCCAGATGTTACGGGGAGCGGTGATCATCTTCACCGGCCTGCTGTCGGTGGCTTTCCTGGGTCGTCGGCTGCTGCCCAGTCAGTGGATCGGGATTCTGATCACCATCCTGGGCCTGGTGGTGGTCGGACTCGCTGATTTCATGAGCGGCAACAGAGATGACGAGCACAAGCTCAGTGACGTCATTACAG GTGACCTTTTGATCATCATGGCGCAGATCATCGTGTCCGTACAGATGGTCCTGGAAGAGAAGTTTATTTATAAGCACAACGTTCATCCTCTGAAGGCAGTCGGGACTGAAG GCTTTTTTGGTTTCGTCATCTTGACCATCCTCCTCATCCCGATGTTCTACATCCCGGCCGCGAGCTTCGGCAGCAACCCGCGGCAGGTTCTGGAGGACGCGCTGGACGCTTTCTGCCAGATCGGCCACAAGCCGCTCATCATACTGGCGCTGCTGGGCAACACGGTGAGCATCGCGTTCTTCAACTTCGCCGGCATCAGCGTGACCAAAGAGATCAGCGCCACCACGCGCATGGTGCTGGACAGCCTGCGCACGCTGGTCATCTGGGTGGTGAGTCTGGCGCTGGGCTGGGAGTCGTTCCACGGCCTGCAGATCCTCGGCTTCCTCATCCTGCTGCTGGGCACGGCGCTCTACAACGGACTCCACAAGCCCGTGATGGCCAGGCTGCCCTGCTGTTCTGGAGAGCGGGAGACAGAAACGGGAGACgcagacgagagagagagactggtgagcgCAGGCAGAGCTGCACAGGAGAGCTAA
- the ttbk2b gene encoding tau-tubulin kinase 2b, producing the protein MSGAGEQADILSVGNVVRDRWRVIKKIGGGGFGEIYEVLDQLNQCNVALKVESAQQPKQVLKMEVAVLKRLQGKDHVCRFVGCGRNDRFNYVVMELQGRNLADLRRTMSHGTFSVSTTLRLGRQILEAIESIHSVGFLHRDIKPSNFAMGRLTSTCRTCYMLDFGLARQFTNSCQEVRPPRPVAGFRGTVRYASINAHKNKEMGRHDDLWSLFYMLVEFMVGQLPWRKVKDKEQVGNLKETYDHRLMLKHLPADFSIFLDHISGLDYYTKPDYQLLMSVFENSMKTYNVMENDPYDWERSDSEDSLTVAALATTGQQLTRLTPAYLGMANASAIPGDMQRENTEDVLQGERLSEADNCPPIPPQHAQGADVWEEMERSRDRNRNHVQPQIRKVASEDERSKEGNQSPNSGSAQGSPRRVHSETLLIDRVAPLLRRMRHSHSMGLDKRLTPEPKPTIERFLEAYLGKQRPVLPQERIGCRPEQGSLEDEEGAASSGYVAVNLSPVPQEGDSQEWVLVELEGGSGSACSKPEEEERSTSPLALPRTWSDPLPQRASSLSSSGELHTALCHTGPPFTRLTGLPGLTGLSGITGLRRLPTIQPASIVHINRSQLEQLSSTLPQSIHLQQKGESDPVQDSPTLAAEDNPNHPPVKTPPKSSSQPPAPVNDQLSFIKPTEKDVESDSGCPDVGPSTTPNQGETIGDTVDAGPSSPVPASPRELSPRASRIPVRDPDSPTRKSFAPLSPSLSLSCEHFPSALLREKFSFPSDRGSRASDFQGDDLLSLSSSSSPLSSRSKIPRPISPTLAPDQFSARFMPRPPPGKPPLRPGGENRRRRYRIRASSTSDTDLLDNLTQLMQERGGVAVSRYQRTTSSIQRSLSSSPSRFEGCHSQAPLSVLGSPPPRMYEVRAKRGAGYCAGGRAGSPESKTTTKVNK; encoded by the exons ATGAGTGGAGCAGGAGAGCAGGCCGACATACTGTCGGTGGGGAACGTGGTCCGGGACCGCTGGAGGGTG ATTAAGAAGATCGGTGGCGGAGGCTTTGGGGAGATCTATGAAGTCCTGGACCAGCTGAACCAGTGCAATGTGGCTCTTAAAGTGGAATCGGCTCAGCAACCCAAACAGGTCTTAAAGATGGAGGTGGCTGTTCTAAAGAGGCTCCAGG GTAAGGACCATGTCTGCCGCTTCGTCGGTTGTGGACGTAATGACCGATTCAACTATGTGGTGATGGAGCTTCAG GGAAGGAACTTGGCCGACCTTCGGCGCACCATGAGCCACGGTACGTTCTCGGTGTCCACCACGCTCAGGCTTGGCCGACAGATTCTGGAGGCTATCGAGAGCATCCACTCAGTCGGCTTCCTGCACAGAGACATCAAACCG tCCAACTTTGCCATGGGGCGACTGACGAGTACTTGCCGAACCTGCTACATGCTCGACTTCGGTTTGGCACGTCAGTTTACAAACTCCTGTCAAGAAGTCCGTCCG CCTCGTCCAGTGGCAGGATTTAGGGGAACTGTACGCTATGCCTCAATCAACGCTCACAAGAACAAG GAAATGGGTCGGCATGATGACCTGTGGTCTCTCTTTTACATGCTTGTGGAGTTTATGGTGGGTCAGCTTCCCTGGAGAAAAGTCAAGGACAAA GAGCAAGTAGGGAACCTGAAGGAGACTTACGACCATCGCCTCATGCTGAAACACCTCCCTGCAGACTTTAGCATTTTTCTCGATCACATCTCAGGCCTCGACTACTACACTAAACCTGACTATCAG ctcctgatGTCCGTGTTTGAGAACAGTATGAAGACGTATAATGTTATGGAGAATGATCCGTATGACTGGGAGAGGAGTGACTCGGAAGACTCCCTTACAGTCGCAGCTCTAGCAACCACGGGCCAGCAGCTGACTCGTCTCACACCAGCGTACTTGGG CATGGCCAACGCCTCTGCGATACCGGGTGACATGCAGCGTGAGAACACAGAGGATGTCCTTCAGGGCGAGCGGCTCAGTGAAGCAGACAATTGCCCGCCGATCCCACCTCAGCACGCTCAGGGAGCTGACGTATGGGAGGAGATGGAACGTAGCCGAGACCGCAACCGCAATCACGTTCAACCACAGATTAGAAAG GTGGCCAGCGAAGATGAGAGGAGTAAAGAGGGCAATCAGAGCCCCAACAGTGGCTCTGCGCAGGGCTCTCCGAGGCGGGTGCACTCCGAGACCTTACTCATCGACCGCGTGGCTCCGCTGTTGAGGAGGATGCGTCACAGCCACAGCATGGGCCTGGACAAGAGACTGACTCCTGAACCCAAACCTACTATTGAACGCTTCCTGGAAGCCTA TTTAGGAAAGCAGCGACCAGTCCTACCTCAGGAGAGGATTGGGTGTCGTCCCGAACAGGGTTCTCTGGAGGATGAAGAGGGGGCAGCCAGCAGCGGCTATGTAGCAGTGAACCTCAGCCCAGTCCCACAGGAGGGCGACTCTCAGGAGTGGGTGCTAGTGGAGCTGGAAGGAGGCAGCGGATCAGCGTGCTCTAAGCCCGAAGAGGAGGAGCGCTCCACCAGCCCCCTGGCTCTGCCTCGCACCTGGTCCGACCCCCTGCCCCAGCGGGCCAGCAGCCTCAGCAGCTCCGGGGAACTCCATACTGCCCTCTGTCACACCGGCCCTCCGTTTACCCGCCTTACCGGATTGCCAGGTCTAACGGGGCTTTCCGGCATCACAGGGCTGAGGAGGCTGCCTACTATACAGCCTGCATCGATTGTTCACATTAACAGAAGTCAGCTAGAGCAG TTATCCAGCACTTTACCacaatccatccatcttcagCAAAAGGGCGAAAGTGATCCAGTTCAGGACTCTCCAACACTCGCTGCGGAAGACAACCCCAATCATCCTCCAGTGAAAACACCACCCAAATCCTCCTCCCAGCCTCCTGCCCCAGTGAACGACCAGCTGAGCTTTATCAAACCAACCGAGAAAGATGTGGAGAGTGACTCGGGTTGTCCCGACGTTGGTCCTTCTACGACTCCGAACCAGGGCGAGACGATTGGGGACACGGTTGACGCAGGCCCCTCCTCCCCAGTCCCGGCTTCTCCTCGGGAATTGTCCCCGCGGGCCAGCCGCATTCCCGTGCGTGACCCAGACTCCCCCACCAGGAAGAGTTTTGCCCCACTATCACCATCCCTCTCTTTATCCTGCGAGCACTTCCCGTCAGCACTGCTTCGGGAAAAGTTCTCCTTCCCCTCCGATCGAGGTTCTCGCGCATCTGACTTCCAGGGAGATGATCTGCTCTCGCTCTCCTCCTCCTCGAGCCCACTGTCCAGCAGGAGCAAGATTCCGAGGCCCATAAGTCCCACACTAGCTCCAGACCAGTTCTCTGCTCGCTTCATGCCACGCCCGCCTCCAGGAAAACCACCCCTCCGCCCGGGGGGAGAAAACAG GCGCAGACGTTACCGTATCCGTGCCAGCAGCACCAGCGATACGGATCTCCTTGACAACCTCACCCAGCTGATGCAAGAGCGAGGAGGCGTGGCTGTATCCCGCTACCAACGTACCACTTCCTCCATCCAGCGCTCATTAAGCTCCTCCCCTTCTCGCTTCGAGGGATGTCACAGCCAAGCGCCGCTCAGTGTTTTAGGCTCCCCGCCGCCACGGATGTACGAGGTACGAGCTAAACGCGGGGCCGGTTATTGTGCTGGAGGCAGAGCAGGAAGCCCTGAGAGCAAAACCACTACCAAGGTGAACAAATAA
- the churc1 gene encoding protein Churchill, translating into MCTDCVQKEYPDRGNTCLDNGSYLMNFLGCANCQQRDFVLISNKTLVDEDEEEIVTYLHKCKNCDHVIARHEYTFSVVDDYQEYTMLCMLCGKAEDSISVMPDDPRQAAPLF; encoded by the exons atgtgtacagATTGTGTGCAGAAGGAATATCCTGACAGG GGAAACACCTGCCTGGATAACGGCTCGTATCTGATGAACTTCCTGGGATGCGCCAACTGTCAGCAGCGAGACTTCGTGCTCATCAGCAACAAGACGCTGGTGGATGAAGACGAGGAGGAGATAGTCACTTACCTac ATAAGTGCAAGAATTGTGACCATGTCATAGCCAGACACGAGTACACCTTCTCTGTGGTGGATGACTATCAG GAATACACAATGTTGTGTATGCTGTGTGGGAAGGCGGAAGATTCCATCAGTGTGATGCCAGATGATCCCAGACAAGCCGCCCCACTCTTCTAA